The genomic segment AGCAACAATAAGAATATAGAAATTAAGCATATAAATAACCGAACTGGTCCTGAAGCATGCTCAACATTAATAAAGTATGACTCTATTCATGGAAAATTCAACGCTGAAATTAAATTTGATGAAAATCATCTCATAATAAATGGGACTAAGATATTATTTACAAAAGAAACTAACTTAGAAAATATTGATTGGAAAAAATCAGAAGTTGACTATGTGTTTGAGTGCACTGGCAAATTTAATTCCAAAGATAAACTTCTACCACATTTAAATAATGGGGCAGAAAAAGTTATTGTATCTGCACCATGTAAAAATGCAGATAAAACTGTTGTATTTGGAGTAAATGAGAATGAGATAAATAACGAGGATAAAATAATTTCTGCAGCATCATGTACAACTAATTGTTTGGCTCCAGCAGCTTATGTTTTGAATAATAAATTTGAAATTGAGAAAGGTTTTATGACCACAATTCATGCATTTACAAGTGATCAGAGAATATTAGATAATTCTCACAAAGATCCAAGAAGAGCAAGATCTGCAAGTCAATCTATAGTTCCAACTTCTACAGGTGCTTCAAAGGCTATTGGGGAAATCATTCCTTCACTTAAAGGTAAATTAGAAGGTGTTGCAATGAGAGTGCCTACGCCAAACGTTTCTTTAGTCGAACTAGTTTTTTGTACAAAGAAAAGTTTAACTGTAGACTCAATTAATAATTCGTTTCAAGAATATATAGATAAACAAAATAAATCTGTTTTAGATTTAACTTTTGAAAAACTTGTCTCAATAGATTTCAATCATAACCCAGCATCATCAATAATAGATGGATCTTTAACAAATGTTGTTGGAGATAATATGGGTAAAATTTCTGCTTGGTATGATAACGAATGGGGTTTTTCAAATAGAATGTGTGATATAGCAGAGTATTTACAAAAAAATACTTAATGAAAAATATTGAAAACCAAAAAAACCTCTTAGGTAAGAGGGTTTTATTAAGATTAGATTTAAATGTACCTTTGCAAGATGGTATAATTCAAGATGAGACAAGGATAAGTAAAATCCTACCAACTTTAAAATTTTTAATACAAAAACAAGCAAAAATTATTATTATTTCTCACGCTGGTAGACCAAAAGGAAAAATAGTTCCAGCTTTATCTTTGAAACTGATTTGCACTAATCTATCAGAGAAATTAAATCAGAAGATAAATTTAATAACGGATGATATTAGAAAAATAGAAAATAAAGATTTATTTAAAAATATTGATGGAAATATTTTAGTATTAGAAAATATTAGATTTTACCCAGAAGAAGAGAATAATGATTCTAATTTTTCCCAACATTTAGCGTCATTTGCTGATGTGTACATTAATGATGCATTTTCATGTTCTCATAGAGCACATGCATCAGTCACAAGTATTACAAAATTTTTGCCTTCCTATTGTGGGCTGCAATTTAATTCAGAAGTTACAGCATTAAAAAAAGTAACATCAGAAATTGAAAAACCGATTTCTTGCATAATTGGTGGATCAAAAATCTCAACAAAAATTGGTATAATAAAAAATTTAATTCCTAAGTTTGATAATATTATTATTGTGGGTGGGATGGCTAA from the Candidatus Pelagibacter sp. HIMB1321 genome contains:
- a CDS encoding phosphoglycerate kinase; the protein is MKNIENQKNLLGKRVLLRLDLNVPLQDGIIQDETRISKILPTLKFLIQKQAKIIIISHAGRPKGKIVPALSLKLICTNLSEKLNQKINLITDDIRKIENKDLFKNIDGNILVLENIRFYPEEENNDSNFSQHLASFADVYINDAFSCSHRAHASVTSITKFLPSYCGLQFNSEVTALKKVTSEIEKPISCIIGGSKISTKIGIIKNLIPKFDNIIIVGGMANNILSYKNVKIGKSIHEENCNEIVKNIFETSKQYSCSIIYPEDVITSKSLDGKPEPKKLNDISDDDMILDIGEKTIKKIDNLINSSKTILWNGPAGYFENNDFANGSFQIAKSIVKNHKSNSIYSVAGGGDTISVLNKINAINDFNFISTAGGAFLEYLEGKEIPGISALN
- the gap gene encoding type I glyceraldehyde-3-phosphate dehydrogenase, translated to MTIKVGINGMGRIGRMVLRSIIESNNKNIEIKHINNRTGPEACSTLIKYDSIHGKFNAEIKFDENHLIINGTKILFTKETNLENIDWKKSEVDYVFECTGKFNSKDKLLPHLNNGAEKVIVSAPCKNADKTVVFGVNENEINNEDKIISAASCTTNCLAPAAYVLNNKFEIEKGFMTTIHAFTSDQRILDNSHKDPRRARSASQSIVPTSTGASKAIGEIIPSLKGKLEGVAMRVPTPNVSLVELVFCTKKSLTVDSINNSFQEYIDKQNKSVLDLTFEKLVSIDFNHNPASSIIDGSLTNVVGDNMGKISAWYDNEWGFSNRMCDIAEYLQKNT